The following nucleotide sequence is from Nocardioides eburneiflavus.
GAGCGTCGCCACGACGTCGGTCATGCCCTTGACGACCGCCGCGGCCGCGAAGTGGTCACGCCGGCGGTCGCCGGGCAGCAGCAGGCCGCGCTCGCGCAGCTCGTCCCGCTGCTGCCACCACAGGTCCTGGAGGAAGGAGGTGCCGGACTTCGCCGTGCCGACGTGGAGGAACACCCGGCGAGCCATGGCGGTGACCCTACTGCGTGGCGGCAGACTCGTTCCGTGCCCTGGGACCCCGGCTTCTTCCACGACTCCTACCCGCGGCTCGAGGCCGCCTTCGGGGCGCGCCTCGACGAGAGCCTCGCCCCGCGCGACCCGTCCGTGCTGCTCCAGGTGGTGCGCGAGCTCGACCTGCGCCCCGACAGCCGGGCCGTCGACGTGGGGTGCGGGGAGGGGGCGTACGCCGTCCGGCTCGCGACGCACTTCGGGCTCCGCGTGCTCGGCATCGACCCGGTGCAGCGCCACCTCGACCTGGCCCGTGCGGCGCGGCGCGACCTGGTCCCGGACATCGCGTCACGCCTCGCCTTCGAGCGCGGCACCGCCACCCGGGTGCCGGTGGCCGACGCGTCGCTCGACCTGGTCTGGTGCCGGGACGTGATGCTGCACGTCGAGCACCCCCGCGAGGCGTACGCCGAGTTCGCCCGGGTGCTGCGTCGCGGCGGCCACGTCGTGGCCCACCAGGCGGTGACGACCGACCTGCTCGCCGAGGAGGAGGCGGACTGGCTCTTCGACGTGATGGGCGTGGTCCCCTCCTCGGCCGACCCTCGCGTGCTCGACGAGGGGATCGCCGGGTCCGGGCTCGAGGTGGTCGACACCCTCGACCTGGCCGGCGAGTGGGGCGAGTGGTCGCAGGAGCAGGAGGGCGCCGTCGGTCGCGCCCTGCTGCACCTCGCCCGTCTCCTGCGCGCGCCGGAGCGCTACCGCGCCGAGTTCGGCGACGCCGCGTACGACGTGATGCTGGGCGAGTGCCGGTGGCAGGTCTACGTGACGATGGGAAAGCTCGGCGGTCGCCTCGACGTGCTGCGCAGGCCCTGATATCCCCTCGACCCGACCGGCCGCGTTTGGCAGGGTGGGCCTCCGACCGTCATCGATCCAGGAGGACCTCATGGCTGATCAGGACCCCAACGCAGAGCTCAAGGCGAAGATGCGGGAGGCCCTCGATCGCAAGAAGGGCCACGACCACCCCGACGACCGGGCCGGTGCGCGCGAGAAGGCCCACGGCTCGGAGGTCAACGACAAGAACGTCGCCAAGCCGATGCACCGCCGCAAGGCCGGCGGCGGCGGCGTCTGAGCCGTCCGGCCCGACCGCACTACGCGTCGGCGGGCGCCCCCACGGCCGGGGCGTCGGCCGGCGCGAAGGCCCTCGCCAGCCAGAAGAGGGCCACCACCAGCACGAGCGGGACCGCGAAGCCGACCCGCAGCGAGCCCGACCCGACGGCACCCGTCATCACCGCGCCCAGCAGCGCGCCGACGTAGTTGAACTGGTTGAACCGGGCGACCACGGGATCGACCCGCGCCTGGCGGGTCGCCGGATCGGCGTCCCGCCCGGCGAGCGCGGCGGCCGCCGAGAAGCTCAGCGGCGCGACCACGGCCACGCCGCACCCGAGCAGGGTGAACCCGAGGACGGCGACGGGCCAGGTCGGCGCCGCGACGACGACCGTGAGGGCGACGAGCGCCACCGCCGCGCCCGCGCGCAGCAGGCGCACGGCTCCGACGTGCTCGGTGAGCCGGTCGCCGGCGAGGCGGACGACGCCGCTGGCGAGGAGGTAGGGGAGCGTGGCGAGCGCGACCAGCTCCTCCGGGGCGTCGAAGACGTCGTCGAGGTAGACCGGTCCCCACGTCGTCGCCGCCGTGTCGACGGTGTAGAAGACGACGAGCGCCAGGCCGACCACGACGATCGCCCGCCACGGGACGTCGGTCTCGGTCGAGGTCGCCGCCACGCCGTGGTCGCGGGGGAGGTACGGCGCGAGGGCCGCCGCCAGCGGGACCACCGCGACCAGCGCGATCGCCGACCAGGGCACGCCTCCGGTGGCCAGGGTGATGACGGCGCCGGCCACGCCGCCGAGGGTCCAGGCCCCGTGGCACGACGGCAGCACGACGCGACCCATCCGGTGCTCGAGCGCGACCGCCTGCATGTTGCCGGTGGCGTCGACGAGGCCGAGACCGGTCCCGTACGCCGCCAGGGCGAGCACGAAGACGCCGGTTGTCGGCGCCAGGACCGCCAGCGCGACGGACCCGGCGACGACGAGCAGGCCGGCGCGGAGGACGACCGCGCTGTCGAGGCGTGGGGCGAGCCGCTCGGCGACCAGCGAGCCGACACCGGCGAGCAGCACCATCATCAGCAGCAGGCCCGACAGCGCGAGCTCGCCGAGGTCCCAGCGGTCCTGGATCCGGGGCAGCCGGGTGGTCAGGCTGATGAAGACCAGCCCCTGGGTGAAGAAGGCAGCCGCGATGGCGAGCCGCGAGCTCCGCCACGCCCGCTCCCTGCCCGCACCCATGACGAGCATGGTGGCAGGACGCCCGACCGCTCGTGGGAGACTCGCTGCATGTCGTCGGTCCCGGGTCCCGAGCTGTGGGTCGTCCGTCACGGGGAGACCGAGTGGAGCCGCGACGGTCGGCACACCTCGATCACCGACCTCCCCCTCACCGAGGTCGGCGAGGCTGCGGCGCTCGAGCTCGCGCCCCGGCTGGCCGAGGTGGAGTTCGACCTCGTCCTCACCAGCCCGCGCCGGCGTGCGCGACGTACGGCCGAGCTGGCCGGCTTCGCCGACGCGGAGGTGGACGAGGACCTCGTCGAGTGGGCGTACGGGGACTACGAGGGCGTGACGACCGCCGAGATCCGCGAGAGCGTCCCGGGATGGACGGTCTGGACCCACCCGACCCCGGGTGGCGAGAGCGCCGACGAGGTCTCCACCCGGCTCGACCGCGTCGTCGCCCGCACCCGCGCGCACGGCCGCGCGCTGGTGTTCGCGCACGGGCACTCGCTGCGCGTCCTCACGGCGCGCTGGCTGGAGCAGACCGCCGCCGAGGGCCGCTTCTTCCGGCTCGACACCTCGACCGTCTCGGTGCTCGGCTTCGAGCGCGAGCACCCCGCGCTGCTCCGGTGGAACAGCTGACGTGCGCATCGACCTCCACACCCACTCCTCGGCCAGTGACGGCACGGACACCCCCGGCGACCTCGTGCGGGAGGCGGCCGCGGCCGGGCTCGACGTCGTCGCGCTGACCGACCACGACGCGATGTCGGGCTGGGACGAGGCGCAGCAGGCGGCGGACGAGGCCGGGATCACGCTGGTCCCGGGCCTCGAGATCAGCACGCGGTTCCACCACCGCGGCGTGCACCTGCTCGGCTACCTGCCCGACCCGACGCACCCGCCGCTGGTGCGGGAGCTGGATCGCATCCTCGAGGGCCGCACCGCACGCACGCCGGCCATCGTGGCCGCCCTGCGCGGGCACGGCATCGACATCAGCGAGGACGACGTACGCCGCGAGTCCGGCGGGTCGGTCGCCGCCGGACGCCCGCACGTGGCGGACGCCCTCGTGCGCCGTGGTGTCGTCGCCGACCGGACCGAGGCCTTCGCGACGCTCCTCAGCCCGGGGCAGCCGGGCTACGTCAACCGCTACGCGTCCGCGCTCGAGGAGATGATCCCCCTCGTCGCGGCGGCCGGTGGCGTCACCGTCCTCGCCCACCCCTGGGGGCGCGGCAGCCGGTCGGTCCTCGACGCAGGGGCGCTCGCGGCGCTCAAGGACCTCGGGCTCGCGGGCATCGAGGTGGACCACCAGGACCACTCACCGGTCGACCGCGCCGAGCTGCGCGCGCTCGCCCGCGACCTCGACCTCGTCGTCACGGGCAGCAGCGACCACCACGGTCTCGGCAAGGTCGACCACGACCTCGGGGTCAACACGACCGACCCCGAGCAGTACGAGCGGCTGTTGTCGCTGGTTCGTCCGTGACCCTGCCGGACCGCGTCCTCGTCTACGGCGTCACGGGGAGCGGCAAGAGCACGGCGGCGCTCGCGATCGGCGAGCGCACCGGCCACCCGGTGACCCTCGTCGACGAGCTGTCGTGGCTGCCGGGCTGGGTGCCGGTCGCGGAGGACCGCCAGCGCGAGCTGTTCGGCGAGATCGTCGCCGGGGAGCGGTGGCTGCTCGACTCCTCGTACGGCATCTGGCTCGACCTGGTGCTTCCGCGCACGCAGCTCGTCGTAGGGCTCGACTACCCGCGCTGGGTCTCCCTGGCCCGGCTGGTGCGACGGACCGTGTCCGGGGCGATCACCAAGGAACCGCGCTGCAACGGCAACGTCGAGACCTGGCGCAAGGTGTTCGACCGGTCGTCGATCATCCGCTGGCACTTCCAGTCCTTCTCCCGCAAGCGTGCCCGAATGCGCGCCTGGGCCGCCTCGCCCGACGGGCCGGAGGTGCTGCTGTTCCGGCGGCCGCGGGAGCTGGAGGCATGGATCGCGACGCTGGGGGAGTAGGTGACGCTGCCCTCCGGTGGTTGAGGTGCGAGCGCACCCTCATCGGTGGTCGAGGTGCGCCCTTCGATACATCCGCTCGTCCCTCGCGGCCACGCAGGAACCGCGGGGCGAGCCTCGAAACCGCGGTGCTCACGCGTGCGTAGGTCTGTTCGGAAATACTTCTCCACAGCCCCGTTCTCGCAGGTCCGGGTGTCGGTGGGCTCTGGGAGACTGGACCCATGTCCACCACCGCTCCGGCCCCCGCCACCAGCCCCGTGCTGGATCGTGCGGTGCTGGATCGTGCGGTGGCGGATCGGGTGCTGGATCGGGCGGCGGCGGCGATGACGGCGAAGCGTCGTGTCGAGGTCGAGGTGCTGGAGTCCGCGCTGGCGTGGGCGCACGCGCACACCGTGTCCGACGAGGAGGTCGCGGCGGGGTGGCGTTCGGAGACGATCCACACGCCGGGGTCGGCGGCGGCGTTGTTCGGGGAGCGTCCCCTGCCGATCGCCGGGGAGGGTGCCCCGCTGGTCGCGGAGTTCGCGGTGGTCGAGCTGTCGGGGGTGCTGGAGCAGTCCCACGAGGCCACGCTGGCGCTGCTCGGTGACGTGCTCGACCTGGCCCACCGCCTGCCACGACTGTGGACGCTCGTGCAGGACCTCACCGTGCCGGTGCGGCTGGGTCGGGAGGCCGCCCGGGTCTCGCGCGACCTCGACCCGGCCGCGGCCGGCCACGCGGACCGGCTGCTGGCGTGGCAGCCGCGCCGGCTCAACCCGCACCGCATCGGGGTCCTGGTCCACGAGGCCCGCCTGTACGCCGACCCGGACCGGGCGATCGCCGACCACGACCACGCGCTGGAGTCCCGGCGCGTCGAGGTGCACCACGAGCAGGGCGCACCGGGGGTGAGCGAGGTCTTCATGAGCCTCGACGTGGCTGATGCGGTCGCGTTCGACCACACCGTGTCGACCATGGCCACCACCATGCGAGCCCTGGGTCACCCCGGCGACCTCGGCGTCCGCCGCGCCCACGCGGTCGGGCTCCTCGCCGACCCGCAGCAGGCCCTCGACATCCTCGCCGCCGCGGACGTCGCGGACCCCGACCGTGACGTCGACCCCGACCGCGACGAGACCGTCTGCGTGGCCGAGGAAGCCGCCTACGCCACCCCGGACCCGTTCCGCCGACCCACCACCGACACCCCCACGGACCGGTCAGGCCGGGCGGGTCGGTCGGGTGAGGTGCGGCTGGTGCTCCACGTCACCGACCGCGACCTCCTCGCCGACCCCCACACCGTTGACCCGTACGGCGTCGACTCCCACACCGTCGACTCCCACACCGTCGACGCCCGTGGGGTGGCGCGCAGTGACGAGCTCGGGCCGATGCTGCTCGGCCGGCTCCAGACGTGGCTGCTCACCGCAGGCAAGGTCACCATCGCGCCGGTCCTCGATGTCGAGCACATGGCGCCTGTGGACGCGCACGACCCGCCCGCGCCGATGGCCGCCGCGGTCCGGCTCCGCGACGCCACCTGCGTGTTCCCCGGCTGCAGTCGTCCCTCCGGGCGGGCCGACCTCGACCACATCGTCGAGTACGTCCCCCTCGACGAGGGCGGACCACCCGGCCAGACCCACCCGGCCAACCTCGCGCCCCTGTGCCGCCGGCACCACCGCGCCAAGACCTTCGGCGCCTTCACCTACCACCGCCGACCCGACGGCGCGTACGAGTGGACCCTGCCCACCCGCAGGCGCATCCTCACCGACCCACCCCGCCCACGACCGAGACCAGGCCCAGGACCAGGCCCAGGACCCGAGCCACGGTCCAGACCCTGACCGCCCCGCCAGCCCGACACCACCGGTGATCGGGCCAGCGGCATGTCGTCCACCCGACCCGGTCGGCGTGTCGATGACCTGGTCGAGGAGGACGCGCACCCGCGGATCCTCGCAGGTGGTTGCGTCGCGGGCAGGTCATACTGGCGCGCGTGACGGACGAGCCCAGAGACCCTTGGACCTACGTGGTGACGGACGTCGAGCTGGACGGACCCTGGCCGGGCATCAACTCGATGCGGTCCTTCGCCTCGGTGGCGATCTCTGCCGACGGCACCGAGCAGGGGCGGTTCGAGGCCGTGCTCGAGCCGCTGCCCGGCACGGCGCCGGACGCGAAGACACTGGCCTGGTTCGCCGACCACCCTCAGGCATGGCACGCGGCCACCACGGACCCCGAGCCGGTGACGGCCGTGATGGAGCGGTACGTCGTCTGGCTGCGTGACCTGCCGTGGCCGCGGATGTTCGCGGCCTTCCCGCTCGCGCTGGACGGCATCTGGATCGACCACTACCTGCGTCGTTTCACCTCCTACGGCATCCGTCAGGGTCACCACGAGGAGGACCGGGTGTTCATCGGTCCCGGCTTGTGCATCCGCAGCTATGCAGCGGCGGTCACGGGCGAGTCGGCAGGAGTGGTCGACGTCGACACACTTCCCGCGGACTGGTTCGGCCACGTCGAGCACACCCACCGGGCCGTCGACGACACGGTGGGGTACGCGAACCTGCTCGTCGAGCTGTTCCGCAGGGCGAGGACGAGCCAGCCCGGCTAGCGCCGCACCATCCGCCGCTCCAGGCCGACGTCCTCGTGCTTGGTGACCCCGTCGAAGCCGAAGCCCTGCCGCTCGTAGAAGCGGATCGCCCGCTCGTTGCCGTCGAGGACCCAGACGTAGGCCGGCGCGGCGCCGAGGGCGGCCTCGCACAGGGCGTGCCCGACGCCGGTGCCATAGACGGACTCCCGGACGTAGAGCGCCATCAGCTCGAGCGGCGGCAGCCCCTCGGCGGGGTCGTCGCGACCGGGGCCGGTGCTCGAGAAGCCGAGCAGCCGCCCGTCGTCCGCCCACGCCAGGAGGTTGTCGCTCGGGCCCGCCGCGATGATGCCGTGCCAGCTCGCCACGCGCTCGGCGCGGCGCGCCCGGCGCTCGGCGAAGACCGACGCCGGCATGAGGCCGGCGTACGCCTCCTCCCACACGTCGAGGTGCAGGTCGGCGAGCGCCTCCGCATCGCCGACCCGGGCCGGTGCGATGCGCACCGTCAGCGACGCCCCACCGACTGCGTGAGCCGCAGCACCCGGTTGGGGATGGCGCGGGTGAGCGCGATGATCGTCTTGTACTGCGCACCGGGGATCGAGAAGGCCCGGCCCTTCTCGAAGTCCTCCAAGGACTTCCGCACGAGGAAGTCGACGTCGAGCCACATGAAGCCGTCTCCGCGCTTGACCTGCATCCGCTCGTGGAACTCGGTCTTGGTGAAGCCCGGGCAGAGCGCCATCACCGTCACGCCGCGAGACCTGTACTCCAGGTGGGCCCACTCGCTGAAGCTGTTGACCCACACCTTGGCGGCGGAGTAGGTGCCGCGGGGGAGGAAGGCGGCGACGCTGGAGACGTTGATGATGCCGCCGTGACCGCGCTCGGCCATCGGGCCGAGGGCGGCGTGGCTGAGCCGCAGCACCGCGGTCACCAGCACCTCCAGCATCGCGGTCTCGTCGTCGGCGGAGTTGTCGAGGAAGCGCTGCTTGAGCCCGAAGCCGGCGTTGTTGACGAGCAGGTCGACCGGCCGCGCGCGGTCGGCGAGGCGAGCCTCGACGGTGGCGAGCTGCTCGCGGTCGGTCAGGTCGGCGACGAGCACCTCGACCTCGACCTGGTGGGCGCGCCGCAGCTCCTCGGCGACCTCCTCGAGTCGGGCGGCGTCGCGCGCGACGAGGACGAGGTCGTCGCCGCGGGCGGCGAGCTGGACGGCGTACTCGTGGCCGATGCCGGCGGTCGCGCCGGTGATGAGCGAGGTGGTCTTCGGGGTGGGCATGCGCCCAGCATTTCAGGACACCTGCGGCGGATGCGACCCGGTCCGGCACAATGGCGGGCAATGAGCACCAAGAGCCGGGGAGCGGCCCCCGTCACGCTGGCCGTCGCCAACCAGAAGGGCGGGGTCGCCAAGACCACGTCCGTCGCCTCGATCGGTGCCGCGCTGGCCGAGCTCGGGCACCGGGTCCTGCTGGTCGACCTCGACCCGCAGGCCTGCCTGACCTTCTCGCTCGGGATCGACCCCGAGGACCTCGAGATCTCGGTGCACCACGTCCTCACCAAGGGCGTCGACGCCACCGAGGTCATCATCGAGACCGAGGACGGCGTCGACGTGCTGCCGGCCACGATCGAGCTGGCCCGGGCCGAGGCCGACCTGCTGACCCGCACCGGCCGCGAGCACGTCATCAAGGGCGCGCTCGAGCAGCTCGCCGAGGAGCTCGGCGACACCGAGGAGGGCCCGTACGACTGGGTGCTGCTCGACTGCCCGCCCTCGCTGGGCGTGCTGACGGTCGCCGCGCTGACCGCCGCGGACGGCGTGCTGGTGCCGCTGCAGTGCGAGACGCTGTCGCACCGCGGCGTCGGGCAGCTCCTCGACACCGTCCACGACGTACGCCGCTTCACCAATCGCGGACTGGAGTTGTGGGGCGTCCTGCCGACCCTCTACGACGGCCGCACCAACCACGCGCGCACGGTGCTGGAGACGATCAGCGAGACCTACGACCTCGAGGTCGTCGAGCCGCCGATCCCCAAGACCATCAAGTTCGCCGAGGCCCCGGCCGCCGGGCGGTCCATCCTCGCGACCAGCCGCAGCAGCAAGGGCGCGACGGCCTACCG
It contains:
- a CDS encoding class I SAM-dependent methyltransferase, giving the protein MPWDPGFFHDSYPRLEAAFGARLDESLAPRDPSVLLQVVRELDLRPDSRAVDVGCGEGAYAVRLATHFGLRVLGIDPVQRHLDLARAARRDLVPDIASRLAFERGTATRVPVADASLDLVWCRDVMLHVEHPREAYAEFARVLRRGGHVVAHQAVTTDLLAEEEADWLFDVMGVVPSSADPRVLDEGIAGSGLEVVDTLDLAGEWGEWSQEQEGAVGRALLHLARLLRAPERYRAEFGDAAYDVMLGECRWQVYVTMGKLGGRLDVLRRP
- a CDS encoding DUF5302 family protein translates to MADQDPNAELKAKMREALDRKKGHDHPDDRAGAREKAHGSEVNDKNVAKPMHRRKAGGGGV
- a CDS encoding MFS transporter codes for the protein MGAGRERAWRSSRLAIAAAFFTQGLVFISLTTRLPRIQDRWDLGELALSGLLLMMVLLAGVGSLVAERLAPRLDSAVVLRAGLLVVAGSVALAVLAPTTGVFVLALAAYGTGLGLVDATGNMQAVALEHRMGRVVLPSCHGAWTLGGVAGAVITLATGGVPWSAIALVAVVPLAAALAPYLPRDHGVAATSTETDVPWRAIVVVGLALVVFYTVDTAATTWGPVYLDDVFDAPEELVALATLPYLLASGVVRLAGDRLTEHVGAVRLLRAGAAVALVALTVVVAAPTWPVAVLGFTLLGCGVAVVAPLSFSAAAALAGRDADPATRQARVDPVVARFNQFNYVGALLGAVMTGAVGSGSLRVGFAVPLVLVVALFWLARAFAPADAPAVGAPADA
- a CDS encoding histidine phosphatase family protein, whose protein sequence is MSSVPGPELWVVRHGETEWSRDGRHTSITDLPLTEVGEAAALELAPRLAEVEFDLVLTSPRRRARRTAELAGFADAEVDEDLVEWAYGDYEGVTTAEIRESVPGWTVWTHPTPGGESADEVSTRLDRVVARTRAHGRALVFAHGHSLRVLTARWLEQTAAEGRFFRLDTSTVSVLGFEREHPALLRWNS
- a CDS encoding PHP domain-containing protein, yielding MRIDLHTHSSASDGTDTPGDLVREAAAAGLDVVALTDHDAMSGWDEAQQAADEAGITLVPGLEISTRFHHRGVHLLGYLPDPTHPPLVRELDRILEGRTARTPAIVAALRGHGIDISEDDVRRESGGSVAAGRPHVADALVRRGVVADRTEAFATLLSPGQPGYVNRYASALEEMIPLVAAAGGVTVLAHPWGRGSRSVLDAGALAALKDLGLAGIEVDHQDHSPVDRAELRALARDLDLVVTGSSDHHGLGKVDHDLGVNTTDPEQYERLLSLVRP
- a CDS encoding adenylate kinase, with the protein product MTLPDRVLVYGVTGSGKSTAALAIGERTGHPVTLVDELSWLPGWVPVAEDRQRELFGEIVAGERWLLDSSYGIWLDLVLPRTQLVVGLDYPRWVSLARLVRRTVSGAITKEPRCNGNVETWRKVFDRSSIIRWHFQSFSRKRARMRAWAASPDGPEVLLFRRPRELEAWIATLGE
- a CDS encoding HNH endonuclease signature motif containing protein, giving the protein MSTTAPAPATSPVLDRAVLDRAVADRVLDRAAAAMTAKRRVEVEVLESALAWAHAHTVSDEEVAAGWRSETIHTPGSAAALFGERPLPIAGEGAPLVAEFAVVELSGVLEQSHEATLALLGDVLDLAHRLPRLWTLVQDLTVPVRLGREAARVSRDLDPAAAGHADRLLAWQPRRLNPHRIGVLVHEARLYADPDRAIADHDHALESRRVEVHHEQGAPGVSEVFMSLDVADAVAFDHTVSTMATTMRALGHPGDLGVRRAHAVGLLADPQQALDILAAADVADPDRDVDPDRDETVCVAEEAAYATPDPFRRPTTDTPTDRSGRAGRSGEVRLVLHVTDRDLLADPHTVDPYGVDSHTVDSHTVDARGVARSDELGPMLLGRLQTWLLTAGKVTIAPVLDVEHMAPVDAHDPPAPMAAAVRLRDATCVFPGCSRPSGRADLDHIVEYVPLDEGGPPGQTHPANLAPLCRRHHRAKTFGAFTYHRRPDGAYEWTLPTRRRILTDPPRPRPRPGPGPGPGPEPRSRP
- a CDS encoding GNAT family N-acetyltransferase; amino-acid sequence: MRIAPARVGDAEALADLHLDVWEEAYAGLMPASVFAERRARRAERVASWHGIIAAGPSDNLLAWADDGRLLGFSSTGPGRDDPAEGLPPLELMALYVRESVYGTGVGHALCEAALGAAPAYVWVLDGNERAIRFYERQGFGFDGVTKHEDVGLERRMVRR
- a CDS encoding SDR family NAD(P)-dependent oxidoreductase, with the translated sequence MPTPKTTSLITGATAGIGHEYAVQLAARGDDLVLVARDAARLEEVAEELRRAHQVEVEVLVADLTDREQLATVEARLADRARPVDLLVNNAGFGLKQRFLDNSADDETAMLEVLVTAVLRLSHAALGPMAERGHGGIINVSSVAAFLPRGTYSAAKVWVNSFSEWAHLEYRSRGVTVMALCPGFTKTEFHERMQVKRGDGFMWLDVDFLVRKSLEDFEKGRAFSIPGAQYKTIIALTRAIPNRVLRLTQSVGRR
- a CDS encoding ParA family protein, whose protein sequence is MSTKSRGAAPVTLAVANQKGGVAKTTSVASIGAALAELGHRVLLVDLDPQACLTFSLGIDPEDLEISVHHVLTKGVDATEVIIETEDGVDVLPATIELARAEADLLTRTGREHVIKGALEQLAEELGDTEEGPYDWVLLDCPPSLGVLTVAALTAADGVLVPLQCETLSHRGVGQLLDTVHDVRRFTNRGLELWGVLPTLYDGRTNHARTVLETISETYDLEVVEPPIPKTIKFAEAPAAGRSILATSRSSKGATAYREVAGNLVERASRPKAAKKKPATRKASKKG